A section of the Streptomyces sp. Je 1-369 genome encodes:
- a CDS encoding multicopper oxidase family protein, which yields MITRRSALSVTLATGGAALTGAGLTPLLAAHVRAQPTTANAPAPPGTVAKFQRPMPLLPEKKPAGRTGTSDVYVMTMKPARAQILPGPPTDVLTYDGHFPGPVIRARAHHPVVIRQRNRLTVPTAVHLHGAAVRPDSDGDPMDVIEPGTDRVYHYPNRQPHAPLWFHDHAHHLEAENVYRGLSGSYLLTDATERALPLPRGRYEVVIALRDARFDDGNQLAYAMGDRARNTLLANGVPYPYFQVAARKYRLRLLNASNQRRFDLRLADNSPLTQIGSDGGLLTAPHTTDHIAMSAGERADIVVDFSRYPVGTSVVLKNTTGTGPAEETGEILRFDVVRTAHDPSRIPARLRTLPPLPRPATERTVVLRMDEGGEHPGAYIDEKEYDPQRVDAQIKFNTSEIWTVTNANARAEHNFHLHLVQFRVLERAGRPPGPGESGLKDTIHLAPGETVRLQAVFDSYRGRYLYHCHMFEHGVRGMMATMHIR from the coding sequence ATGATCACCCGACGCAGTGCCCTGAGCGTCACGCTCGCCACCGGCGGAGCGGCGCTCACCGGCGCCGGCCTCACCCCGCTGCTCGCCGCCCACGTCCGCGCCCAGCCCACCACCGCCAACGCCCCCGCGCCACCGGGGACCGTGGCCAAGTTCCAGCGCCCCATGCCCCTGCTCCCCGAGAAGAAACCCGCGGGCCGCACCGGAACATCCGACGTGTACGTGATGACCATGAAGCCCGCCCGCGCCCAGATCCTGCCCGGCCCGCCCACCGACGTCCTCACCTACGACGGCCACTTCCCCGGCCCCGTCATCAGAGCCCGCGCCCACCACCCCGTCGTCATCCGCCAGCGCAACCGCCTCACCGTCCCCACCGCCGTCCACCTGCACGGCGCCGCGGTACGCCCCGACAGCGACGGCGACCCCATGGACGTCATCGAACCCGGCACGGACCGCGTCTACCACTACCCCAACCGCCAGCCGCACGCCCCGCTGTGGTTCCACGACCACGCCCACCACCTCGAAGCGGAGAACGTCTACCGCGGCCTGTCCGGCTCCTACCTGCTCACCGACGCCACCGAACGCGCCCTGCCCCTGCCCCGGGGCCGCTACGAAGTCGTCATCGCCCTGCGCGACGCCCGCTTCGACGACGGCAACCAACTCGCCTACGCCATGGGCGACCGCGCCCGCAACACCCTCCTGGCCAACGGCGTGCCCTACCCCTACTTCCAGGTCGCCGCCCGCAAGTACCGGCTGCGCCTGCTCAACGCCTCCAACCAGCGCCGCTTCGACCTGCGCCTGGCCGACAACAGCCCCCTCACCCAGATCGGCTCCGACGGCGGCCTGCTCACCGCCCCCCACACCACCGACCACATCGCGATGTCCGCGGGCGAACGCGCCGACATCGTCGTCGACTTCTCCCGCTACCCGGTGGGCACCAGCGTCGTACTGAAGAACACCACCGGCACCGGACCCGCCGAGGAGACCGGCGAGATACTCCGCTTCGACGTGGTGCGCACCGCCCACGACCCCAGCCGCATACCCGCCCGGCTGCGCACCCTGCCGCCGCTGCCCCGCCCCGCCACCGAGCGGACGGTGGTGCTGCGCATGGACGAGGGCGGCGAACACCCCGGCGCCTACATCGACGAGAAGGAGTACGACCCCCAACGCGTCGACGCACAGATCAAGTTCAACACCAGCGAGATCTGGACGGTCACCAACGCCAACGCCCGCGCCGAGCACAACTTCCACCTGCACCTGGTGCAGTTCCGCGTCCTGGAACGCGCCGGCCGGCCCCCCGGGCCGGGCGAGAGCGGCCTGAAGGACACCATCCACCTCGCCCCCGGCGAAACCGTCCGCCTCCAGGCCGTCTTCGACAGCTACCGCGGCCGATACCTCTACCACTGCCACATGTTCGAGCACGGTGTGCGGGGCATGATGGCCACGATGCACATCAGATGA
- a CDS encoding response regulator transcription factor translates to MSHIPSPALLEPLTALPETARPTEPGTPAPARAPTGQRILVVDGDAALAGSLTAQLRRHGHDPVGVRHGQAALHAYEDAELVLLDLDLPDLDGLEVCRAIREVSRIPIIIVTARRCELDCVLGLHAGADDYVTKPYGLRELIARIEAVMRRTRWQPAAAREMDLGRLRIDVDSRQVTVDDEPVALTRKEFDLLCLLAAQPDTVIPRKQLLQQVWGDSWSRRTIDTHVSSLRGKLGGNGWVVTVRGVGFRLGTG, encoded by the coding sequence ATGAGCCACATACCGTCACCGGCACTGCTGGAGCCCTTGACCGCCCTGCCCGAGACCGCCCGCCCCACCGAGCCGGGCACCCCGGCCCCGGCCCGCGCACCCACCGGCCAGCGCATCCTGGTGGTGGACGGCGACGCCGCCCTGGCCGGCTCCCTCACCGCCCAGCTGCGCCGCCACGGCCACGACCCCGTCGGCGTCCGGCACGGCCAAGCGGCCCTGCACGCCTACGAGGACGCCGAACTGGTCCTCCTCGACCTGGACCTGCCCGACCTGGACGGCCTGGAGGTGTGCCGCGCCATCCGCGAGGTCAGCCGCATCCCCATCATCATCGTCACCGCCCGCCGCTGCGAACTCGACTGCGTGCTCGGCCTGCACGCGGGCGCCGACGACTACGTCACCAAGCCCTACGGGCTGCGCGAACTCATCGCCCGTATCGAAGCGGTCATGCGCCGCACCCGCTGGCAGCCCGCCGCGGCCCGGGAGATGGACCTGGGCCGGCTGCGCATCGACGTCGACTCCCGCCAGGTCACCGTCGACGACGAGCCCGTCGCCCTGACCCGCAAGGAATTCGACCTGCTGTGCCTGCTGGCCGCCCAGCCCGACACGGTCATCCCGCGCAAGCAGCTCCTGCAACAGGTGTGGGGCGACTCCTGGTCGCGCCGCACCATCGACACCCACGTCAGCAGCCTGCGCGGAAAACTCGGCGGCAACGGCTGGGTCGTCACCGTACGCGGCGTCGGCTTCCGACTCGGCACCGGCTGA
- a CDS encoding GNAT family N-acetyltransferase: MNWKTERVNGGDLDLDEVLAVYHASGLGERRPVQDRERMAAMVREANLVVVAREADGTLIGIARSISDFSYVTYLSDIAVVLDHQRSGVGIALMEETRRQAPDAKVVLLSAPAAAGYYPRVGFTRHDSAWVLNPAAPLQGPPATKP; the protein is encoded by the coding sequence ATGAACTGGAAGACTGAACGCGTCAACGGAGGCGACCTCGACCTGGACGAGGTCCTGGCCGTCTACCACGCCTCCGGCCTGGGCGAGCGACGCCCCGTCCAGGACCGCGAGCGGATGGCCGCGATGGTGCGCGAGGCCAACCTCGTCGTCGTCGCCCGCGAGGCGGACGGCACCCTGATCGGCATCGCCCGCAGCATCTCCGACTTCTCCTACGTCACCTACCTCTCCGACATCGCCGTGGTCCTGGACCACCAGCGCTCGGGAGTGGGCATCGCCCTGATGGAGGAGACCCGCCGCCAGGCCCCCGACGCCAAGGTGGTGCTCCTGTCGGCGCCCGCCGCCGCCGGCTACTACCCGCGCGTGGGCTTCACCCGGCACGACTCCGCGTGGGTCCTGAACCCCGCGGCGCCCCTCCAGGGCCCACCGGCCACGAAACCGTAG